In one window of Microplitis demolitor isolate Queensland-Clemson2020A chromosome 4, iyMicDemo2.1a, whole genome shotgun sequence DNA:
- the LOC103568203 gene encoding 40S ribosomal protein S12, mitochondrial: protein MSILAKGFNLFRSQVGKSVEASKVWSLTKSCVDNAFTGLAEFKRMGSSLFQMHKKGPHVKKRNKRRPLDGKPFAKGVVLKTLIKKPKKPNSANRKCVLVKLSTGKEMVAYVPGIGHNLQEHNIVLCRVGRVKDTPGVKIKCVRGKYDLPHVIKPEPK from the exons ATGAGTATTTTAGCAAAAGGATTCAACTTATTTCGTTCACAAGTAGGAAAATCCGTAGaag caTCAAAAGTATGGAGTCTTACAAAATCATGTGTCGACAACGCATTTACAG GTTTGGCTGAGTTCAAAAGAATGGGCTCTTCTTTATTTCAAATGCACAAAAAAGGCCCTCACGTTAAAAAACGTAACAAACGTCGCCCTTTGGACGGCAAACCCTTTGCCAAAGGTGTCGTCCTTAAAACGCTTATTAAGAAaccaaaaaaaccaaattccgCTAACAGAAAATGCGTACTTGTGAAACTGTCTACTGGAAAAGAAATGGTTGCTTATGTACctg gtATAGGTCATAATCTTCAAGAACACAACATTGTACTTTGCCGAGTAGGTCGAGTAAAAGATACACCAggagttaaaataaaatgtgtcaGAGGTAAATATGATTTGCCTCATGTAATAAAACCTGAGccgaagtaa
- the LOC103568202 gene encoding venom serine carboxypeptidase, with the protein MAYHKIFNSLIVVLFISINYFSNTQGFTNVYPKLKSYPLKDGEDAGQPLFLTPYIEKEKFDVARKLATVQHKEMLDVGSYAGYLTVNKQYNSNMFFWFFPAQIKPRTAPVVLWLQGGPGASSLFGLFTENGPFRVDKNKTLQMRKYSWSISHNVIYIDNPVGTGFSFTDHDEGYARNETQVGEDLHSALVQFFTLFSELQGNDFYVTGESYAGKYVPALSYTIHEKNPTSKVKINLKGLAIGNGLTDPINQLNYGDYLYQLGLVDFNGREKFHAYEEKGRAFINQSKYDEAFEIFNELLDGDLNSPPTLFQNLTGFNFYFNYLCTKDNNESDWMSQWIQSASARRAIHVGNYSFNVENSKVENHLKNDITRSEADKVAALLQHYKVLIYNGQLDIIVAYPLTENYLMNLQWPGAEVYKKAQRRVWKVGDEIAGYVKHADNLIEILVRNAGHMVPADQPKWAFDLISRLTNVKTF; encoded by the exons ATggcttatcataaaatattcaatagttTAATTGTAGTACTATTTatcagtataaattattttagtaatactCAGGGGTTTACAAACGTTTatccaaaattaaaaagttatcctCTCAAAGATGGTGAAGATGCAGGGCAACCATTATTTTTGACTCCTTacattgaaaaagaaaaattcgaCGTTGCTAGAAAATTAGCAACTGTTCAACATAAAGAAATGCTAGATGTTGGAAGCTATGCCGGATACTTAACAGTCAACAAACAATACAATTCGAACATGTTTTTCTGGTTTTTCCCAGCtcag ATAAAACCTCGAACTGCACCGGTAGTATTGTGGCTCCAAGGAGGTCCAGGAGCAAGTTCACTCTTCGGTCTTTTTACAGAAAATGGACCATTTAGAGttgataaaaacaaaactcTTCAAATGCGTAAATACAGCTGGAGTATTTCACACAATGTAATTTACATCGACAATCCAGTTGGTACGGGTTTCAGTTTTACTGATCACGACGAAGGATATGCAAGAAATGAAACCCAAGTGGGTGAAGATCTTCATTCAGCattagtgcaatttttcacattattcTCTGAGCTACAGGGTAATGATTTTTATGTAACTGGTGAATCATATGCCGGTAAATATGTGCCAGCATTGTCATAcacaattcatgaaaaaaatccaacatcgaaagttaaaataaatttaaaaggttTAGCTATTGGTAATGGTCTTACTGATcctataaatcaattaaattacgGCGACTATCTTTATCAGTTGGGTTTAGTCGACTTCAATGGCAGAGAGAAATTCCATGCTTATGAAGAGAAAGGGCGAGCGTTTATCAATCAGAGCAAATATGATGAagcttttgaaatatttaatgaacttCTTGACGGTGATTTAAATTCTCCACCAACTTTATTTCAAAACCTGactggttttaatttttacttcaattatttatgtaccAAAGACAACAATGAATCTGATTGGATGAGCCAGTGGATCCAAAGTGCTAGTGCAAGACGGGCTATTCACGTTGGCAATTATTCTTTCaatgttgaaaattcaaaagttgaaaatcACTTGAAGAATGACATCACTCGATCTGAAGCTGATAAAGTTGCTGCTCTACTTCAACATTACAAAGTTCTTATTTACAACGGACAGCTTGACATTATTGTTGCTTACCCACTTACAGAAAATTATCTCATGAACTTGCAATGGCCCGGAGCCGAGGTTTACAAAAAAGCTCAACGCAGAGTCTGGAAAGTTGGTGATGAAATCGCTGGTTACGTTAAACATGCagacaatttaattgaaatacttGTACGTAATGCCGGACACATGGTTCCTGCTGACCAACCCAAGTGGGCATTTGATTTAATCAGTCGACTTACTAACGTCAAAActttttga
- the LOC103568201 gene encoding uncharacterized protein LOC103568201, protein MDDEKLIKYVRTFRGLYDMSHSQYLNGNYKEKKWTEIADKLNQPVVACKARWNNIRDNFRKSLKKRIAQDEEKVTQSKKYKYEDQLDFLIPFIKIRDTDDILDNVVAINIDTIAHIKNDTEQTDDTDSNDYDYNDEYDDQDQMISTSKSTPPEKVPTIPSYHDDSYVDVPKQSLSSESSKKRKADDPLKFDNSEAASVTLMKYVLEQSEKTNQQSVHPVDAFLAGLAPTLKSLNPYHLNIAKSKIFNVVQELEMNQIMNVPAAFEPPVTKFFISPSSSPLHNNTPSSTFIPTAPADLHK, encoded by the exons atggatgatgagaaattaataaaatatgtacgGACTTTTAGAGGGCTTTATGATATGTCACATTCgcaatatttaaatggaaattataaagaaaaaaaatggactGAAATAgctgataaattaaatcaaccaG TTGTTGCCTGTAAAGCACGTTGGAATAATATCAGAGATAATTTTCGTAAatccttaaaaaaaagaattgctcaagatgaagaaaaagtaacgcaatcaaaaaaatataaatatgaagatcaattagattttttgataccttttataaaaataagagacACCGATGATATTTTAGACAATGTTGTcgcaataaatattgataccATTGCTCacattaaaaatgatactgaGCAAACTGATGACACTGACAGCAATGATTACGACTATAATGATGAGTATGATGATCAAGATCAAATGATATCGACATCTAAGTCTACACCACCAGAAAAAGTTCCAACAATTCCAAGTTATCATGACGATAGTTATGTTGATGTACCGAAACAATCTTTGTCGTCGGAGTCGAGCAAAAAACGGAAAGCTGATGATCCGTTAAAATTCGATAACTCTGAAGCGGCATCAGTTACTTTAATGAAATACGTCCTGGAACAAAGCGAAAAAACAAACCAGCAATCTGTTCATCCAGTGGATGCGTTTCTTGCTGGATTAGCGCCCACTTTAAAGTCTTTGAACCCCTATCACTTGAACATTGCgaaatctaaaatatttaatgtcgTTCAAGAATTAGAAATGAATCAAATAATGAACGTACCGGCGGCATTTGAACCACctgtaacaaaattttttatttcgccTTCTTCTTCTCCGTTGCACAACAACACGCCATCATCTACTTTTATACCAACTGCACCTGCagatttacataaataa
- the LOC103568200 gene encoding lysosomal thioesterase PPT2 homolog: MMTTNKSILSYCCLFIFILINPIESAFYRPLVIIHGVLTGSESMEQISARIQEIHPGTQIFNTPRYAGWSSLEPMWHQVEEIGQDLMAISAAFPEGINLLGYSQGGLLARAILQRFPDHNVRTFISLSSPQAGQYGTKFLHLFFPGLVCETAYELFYSRVGQHTSVGNYWNDPYHQKLYFEYSKFLPLVNNEEQSGNSSDFKLGLTKLKKLVLIGGPDDGVITPWQSSQFGYYKFNETVVEMRNREIYQTDAIGLKTLDKAKKLMTYTVPGVTHDQWHKNMTLVDLYILPHLD, translated from the exons ATGATGACTACAAACAAGTCAATTTTATCGTACtgctgtttatttatttttatattaattaatccaaTAGAAAGTGCATTTTATCGTCCTCTTGTAATTATCCATGGAGTCCTTACTGGAAGTGAGAGTATGGAGCAAATCAGTGCTCGTATTCAAgag atacaTCCGGGgacacaaatatttaatacgcCACGTTATGCAGGATGGAGTAGTCTAGAGCCAATGTGGCATCAAGTTGAAGAAATTGGACAAGATTTAATGGCAATATCAGCAGCTTTCCCTGaaggaattaatttattaggaTATAGTCAAGGTGGATTATTAGCTAGAGCTATTCTTCAGAGGTTTCCAGATCATAATGTCAGAACTTTTATATCATTAAGTTCACCTCAAGCTGGGCAGTATGGCA caaaatttttacatttatttttcccgGGCTTAGTTTGTGAAACAGCCTACGAATTATTTTACTCAAGAGTTGGGCAACATACAAGTGTTGGAAATTATTGGAATGATCCTTATcatcaa aaattgtattttgaatatagtaaatttttaccatTAGTTAACAATGAAGAACAATCAGGAAATTCATCGGACTTTAAATTAGGACttacgaaattaaaaaaattagttttaattggCGGTCCTGACGATGGTGTAATTACACCCTGGCAAAGTAGTCAATTtggttattataaattcaatgaaactGTTGTCGAAATGCGGAATCGTGAAATATATCAAACTGACGCTATCGGTTTAAAGACTTTAGATAAAGCAAAGAAATTAATGACTTACACAGTTCCTGGTGTTACTCATGACCAGTGGCATAAAAATATGACACTcgtagatttatatattttacctcATCTTGATTGA
- the LOC103568199 gene encoding diphosphoinositol polyphosphate phosphohydrolase 1 isoform X2 has protein sequence MVKEKPNSTRIYDSEGYRRRAACICVKSDLEDEVLLVTSSRRPDSWIVPGGGVEPDEDPAVTALREVREEAGVLGHLGRCLGVFENIEHKHRTQVWVMRVTEELPEWEDSRNIGRKRKWFTISDALIQLAQHKPVQRSYIHSLRNTNPRRGASTNPTPLHPHSLPTPIQLVTNSTSDPHLSKHS, from the exons atggtTAAAGAAAAGCCCAATTCTACTCGTATTTATGATTCTGAGGGCTACAGACGTAGAGCAGCGTGCATTTGCGTCAAGAGCGACCTCGAGGATGAG GTGCTGCTGGTGACATCAAGCAGAAGACCCGATAGTTGGATAGTACCTGGAGGTGGTGTCGAGCCTGATGAAGATCCAGCTGTGACAGCTCTCCGCGAAGTGCGAGAAGAAGCTGGTGTCCTCGGACATCTAGGACGATGTCTTGGTGTCTTTGAG aacaTTGAGCATAAACACCGTACTCAAGTCTGGGTGATGCGAGTCACTGAAGAATTACCAGAATGGGAAGACTCACGTAACATTGGACGGAAAAGAAAATGGTTTACAATATCTGACGCATTGATACAATTGGCACAACACAAACCCGTCCAACGGTCATATATTCACAGTCTACGTAATACAAATCCACGACGTGGTGCATCAACAAACCCGACACCGCTTCATCCTCATTCTCTGCCTACTCCGATTCAGCTTGTAACCAATTCAACTTCTGATCCTCATCTCAGTAAACATAGCTAA
- the LOC103568199 gene encoding diphosphoinositol polyphosphate phosphohydrolase 1 isoform X1 gives MVKEKPNSTRIYDSEGYRRRAACICVKSDLEDEVLLVTSSRRPDSWIVPGGGVEPDEDPAVTALREVREEAGVLGHLGRCLGVFEVHKNIEHKHRTQVWVMRVTEELPEWEDSRNIGRKRKWFTISDALIQLAQHKPVQRSYIHSLRNTNPRRGASTNPTPLHPHSLPTPIQLVTNSTSDPHLSKHS, from the exons atggtTAAAGAAAAGCCCAATTCTACTCGTATTTATGATTCTGAGGGCTACAGACGTAGAGCAGCGTGCATTTGCGTCAAGAGCGACCTCGAGGATGAG GTGCTGCTGGTGACATCAAGCAGAAGACCCGATAGTTGGATAGTACCTGGAGGTGGTGTCGAGCCTGATGAAGATCCAGCTGTGACAGCTCTCCGCGAAGTGCGAGAAGAAGCTGGTGTCCTCGGACATCTAGGACGATGTCTTGGTGTCTTTGAGGTTCATAaa aacaTTGAGCATAAACACCGTACTCAAGTCTGGGTGATGCGAGTCACTGAAGAATTACCAGAATGGGAAGACTCACGTAACATTGGACGGAAAAGAAAATGGTTTACAATATCTGACGCATTGATACAATTGGCACAACACAAACCCGTCCAACGGTCATATATTCACAGTCTACGTAATACAAATCCACGACGTGGTGCATCAACAAACCCGACACCGCTTCATCCTCATTCTCTGCCTACTCCGATTCAGCTTGTAACCAATTCAACTTCTGATCCTCATCTCAGTAAACATAGCTAA
- the LOC103568197 gene encoding glutamate-rich WD repeat-containing protein 1: MEDTKVEEMEQSNESDDSMDEDADDVEEEVEDEENEADNKESEVYLPGKPLEKDEQLVVDESAYRMLHSAQTGAPCLSFDVILDDLGSSREHYPLSMYLLAGTQAAKTHLNNLLVMKITNLTGTNKSKESDDESSDSEDEDADDGPKMSVASIKHQGCVNRVRCTQLSGSTFAASWSELGRVNLWDLDEQLRALESPATLTAYNKKAEKLAEGPKPFFTFKGHLAEGYGLDWCPTEPGTLASGDCKGNIHLWRPSNASWNVDQRPYNSHAPHSVEDIQWSPSEKNVLASCSVDKSIKIWDTRVSPQSACMLTASGAHSADVNVISWNKKESCFIVSGGDDGAVKIWDLRQFSNKSEPISPVATFKQHLTAVTTVEWHPDESAVFASGGADDQIDQWDLSVESDSSNIGDNELANLPPQLMFIHQGQSDVKELHWHPQCPGTLISTAHSGFNIFRTISV, from the exons ATGGAAGATACAAAAGTAGAAGAAATGGAGCAGAGTAATGAGAGCGACGATTCAATGGACGAGGATGCTGATGATGTAGAGGAGGAAGTTGAAGATGAAGAAAATGAAGCTGATAATAAAGAAAGTGAAGTTTATTTACCAGGTAAACCTCTGGAAAAAGATGAGCAATTGGTCGTCGATGAATCGGCTTATCGTATGCTACATAGTGCGCAAACTGGAGCACCCTGTTTGAGTTTCGATGTGATTCTCGATGATCTTGGATCCTCGCGTGAACATTATCCGTTGTCTATGTACTTATTGGCGGGAACTCAAGCTGCCAAAACTCATTTGAACAATCTTCTGGTTATGAAGATAACGAATTTAACTGGCACCAATAAAAGTAAAGAGAGTGATGACGAATCAAGTGATTCCGAAGACGAGGATGCTGATGACGGTCCTAAGATGAGTGTCGCTTCTATAAAACATCAGGGGTGTGTTAATAGAGTCCGCTGTACTCAACTGTCAGGTTCGACATTCGCTGCGAGCTGGAGCGAGTTGGGAAGAGTTAACTTGTGGGATTTAGACGAGCAGTTAAGAGCATTAGAGAGCCCAGCAACTTTGACggcttataataaaaaagctgAGAAACTTGCCGAGGGTCCAAAACCCTTCTTTACATTCAAAGGTCACTTGGCTGAAGGATATGGGCTCGATTGGTGTCCTACAGAACCTGGTACACTTGCTTCCGGAGATTGTAAAGGAAATATTCATCTTTGGCGACCTAGTAATGCCTCTTGGAATGTTGACCAGCGACCTTATAATTCACATGCTCCGCACAGCGTTGAAGACATTCAATGGTCGCCTAGTGAGAAAAATGTCTTAGCTTCTTGCTCTGTAGATAAaag caTTAAAATTTGGGATACGAGAGTAAGTCCGCAGTCGGCATGCATGTTGACCGCATCAGGCGCTCATTCAGCAGATGTAAACGTCATCTCttggaataaaaaagaaaGCTGTTTCATAGTATCCGGAGGCGATGATGGTGCTGTTAAAATTTGGGATTTGCggcaattttcaaataaatctgaACCCATTAGTCCTGTGGCAACATTCAAACAACATCTGACAGCAGTTACGACTGTCGAGTGGCATCCAGATGAATCGGCAGTATTCGCATCAGGTGGAGCAGATGATCAAATTGATCAGTGGGATCTTTCTGTTGAGTCAGACTCATCAAACATCGGTGATAATGAACTAGCAAATTTACCACCGCAATTGATGTTTATTCATCAAGGTCAATCAGATGTTAAAGAATTACACTGGCATCCTCAGTGTCCTGGTACATTGATATCAACAGCTCATTCTGGTTTTAATATCTTTCGTACTATTagtgtttaa